From the genome of Winogradskyella forsetii, one region includes:
- a CDS encoding DMT family transporter: protein MKNPNIKWIYLIILSVIWGSSFILIKKSLLGLTPYQLGALRTLITGILLLAFGYHKLKTIPKSKWKWLLISGLLGSFIPAFFFAIAETEIDSTVASILNSLVPLNTILLGFAVFKITSTKRQVLGVIIGFIGTAILILKGSELNPNQNYLYAGFVIASTLMYAANVNIIKRYLQDVKPLAIAAGNYVFIFIPALIVLLFSDFFTTETFNNPALPKALMYVSILAIFGTAIAKVVFFKLVQLSTPVFASSVTYIMPIVALGWGILDDETFSFIQGFAALLILVGVYLSHKRK from the coding sequence ATGAAAAACCCTAACATTAAATGGATTTATCTTATAATTCTTTCCGTAATTTGGGGAAGCTCATTTATTCTCATCAAAAAATCACTTTTAGGACTTACGCCTTATCAGCTTGGTGCTTTAAGAACTCTTATTACTGGGATCCTACTTCTAGCTTTTGGCTATCATAAACTTAAAACCATTCCGAAGTCAAAATGGAAATGGCTGCTTATTTCTGGACTCTTAGGCTCTTTTATACCTGCTTTCTTTTTTGCCATTGCAGAAACTGAAATAGATAGTACTGTTGCTTCTATATTGAATTCTTTAGTACCGCTCAATACCATTCTGTTGGGTTTTGCCGTTTTTAAAATTACCTCCACCAAGCGCCAAGTTTTAGGCGTTATTATTGGGTTCATTGGTACCGCTATTTTAATCCTCAAAGGTTCTGAATTAAACCCAAATCAAAATTATCTATACGCCGGATTTGTCATTGCTTCTACCCTAATGTATGCTGCTAACGTCAATATCATTAAGCGCTATTTACAAGATGTAAAACCGCTTGCAATTGCAGCTGGTAATTATGTATTTATTTTTATTCCAGCCCTGATTGTGCTCTTGTTTAGCGATTTTTTTACGACAGAAACATTTAACAATCCTGCTTTACCAAAAGCACTTATGTATGTGAGTATTCTAGCCATTTTTGGTACTGCGATAGCAAAAGTGGTCTTTTTTAAGCTGGTACAATTGTCCACACCTGTTTTTGCCTCTTCCGTAACTTATATTATGCCTATTGTTGCGCTTGGTTGGGGAATTTTAGATGATGAAACCTTTAGTTTTATTCAGGGTTTTGCAGCGTTATTAATTTTGGTGGGTGTTTATTTATCACATAAGCGCAAGTAA
- a CDS encoding M16 family metallopeptidase, translated as MKNYLLALASLLFIGHQAIAQKVEFEEFDLDNGLHVIMHQDNTAPVVITSVMYDVGGKDGDRERTGFAHFFEHLLFEGSENIGRGEFMKIIPANGGTFNANTSQDRTYYYEIFPSNKLELGLWLESERMLHPVIDQVGVDTQNEVVKEEKRQSYDNRPYGGLLKTIGESLFNVHPYKDQNIGLMEHLDAATLEEFNAYFDKYYVPNNAVLVVAGDIDYDKTKKLVKEYFSAVEKGPEVVRNFPKEAPITETKEVVAYDKNIQVPAIIAAYRLPGQSTREAYVLDMISSYLSGGKSSVLYKKLIDEQKQALTVQAVNLGQVDYNIFALFALPLGDVSLDTLLAEMDEEIAKMQNELISERDYQKLLNQFENDFVSSNSSVAGIAGSLATYYLLYGDVNIINNQLETYRSITREEIQDVAKKYLSPNQRVEIEYLPKTDEQ; from the coding sequence ATGAAAAACTATTTACTGGCTTTGGCTTCTTTGTTGTTTATTGGCCATCAGGCCATAGCACAAAAAGTTGAATTTGAGGAATTTGATTTAGACAATGGCTTGCATGTTATTATGCACCAAGACAACACGGCACCAGTTGTTATTACATCTGTGATGTATGATGTTGGTGGAAAAGATGGCGACAGGGAACGTACAGGGTTTGCACACTTTTTTGAGCATCTATTATTTGAAGGCTCAGAAAATATAGGTCGTGGTGAATTCATGAAAATAATTCCTGCAAACGGAGGTACTTTTAATGCCAATACCTCTCAAGATAGAACGTATTATTATGAAATCTTCCCTTCTAACAAATTAGAACTAGGATTGTGGTTAGAGTCAGAGCGTATGTTGCATCCCGTTATTGATCAAGTTGGTGTAGATACGCAGAACGAAGTTGTTAAAGAGGAAAAACGTCAAAGTTATGATAACAGACCTTATGGAGGTCTTTTAAAAACTATTGGCGAGAGCTTATTTAATGTGCATCCCTATAAAGATCAGAATATTGGTCTTATGGAGCATTTAGATGCAGCGACTTTAGAAGAATTCAATGCCTATTTTGATAAATACTATGTGCCTAACAATGCGGTATTAGTGGTGGCAGGTGATATTGATTATGACAAGACAAAAAAATTGGTAAAAGAGTATTTCAGTGCTGTTGAAAAAGGACCTGAGGTCGTGCGCAACTTTCCAAAAGAGGCACCAATTACAGAAACAAAAGAAGTAGTTGCTTACGACAAGAATATTCAAGTACCGGCAATAATAGCTGCTTATCGTTTACCTGGTCAATCGACCAGAGAAGCTTATGTATTGGATATGATTTCTAGCTATTTAAGCGGAGGAAAAAGTTCTGTGTTGTATAAGAAATTAATTGATGAACAAAAACAGGCCTTAACAGTTCAGGCTGTTAATTTGGGTCAAGTAGATTATAATATTTTTGCCTTATTTGCTTTGCCATTAGGGGATGTTAGTTTAGATACCTTATTAGCAGAGATGGATGAAGAAATTGCTAAAATGCAAAATGAATTGATTAGTGAGCGCGATTATCAAAAACTTTTAAATCAGTTTGAAAATGATTTTGTAAGCTCTAATTCTAGTGTAGCAGGAATTGCAGGTTCCCTTGCAACATACTATTTACTATATGGTGATGTAAATATCATTAATAATCAGTTAGAGACCTATAGATCTATTACAAGAGAAGAAATTCAGGATGTGGCTAAGAAATATTTAAGCCCTAATCAACGTGTAGAAATAGAATATCTACCAAAAACAGATGAACAATAA
- a CDS encoding DUF5689 domain-containing protein, with the protein MKTLKINKIILLLIGFVVFNGCVQDDDFSTPNLSFEEPNIPENQIRTIGSLAGDLAQEQSANDDIFEPQPLDYSNESDAVAYVFSDTDFYVTGYVVSSDEGGNYFEEIILQDKPENPTIGIKLLIDVNPLFTKYEVGRKIYVKISGLAVGISNGVLTLGSQAGSGVDKIPSQFENEFIERSNEVANIVPLPLNISDFTVQKTNLMIALNDVQFNRNDVFDEANNFDTYASSAQDQFDGERTLESCESGASVIFSTSTFADFKGLALPKGRGTVNAVLSRNFEGNNYIVAINTPEDIVFGPEENRCDPDFFECTGPSGGGSNIFFENFEGFGTYDSEGWDNINISGTNTDWFISGFQGNNYSRISAFSSGNSDADVWLVTPAIDLGPTEGEELSFDLEAAYDTGTILSVYVSTDYAGDPTTATWEIIDAAIPVGPSGGFGGLQPVGPINISCIEGTAVFGFFYEGSDPSATTRYHLDNVKVTGN; encoded by the coding sequence ATGAAAACTTTAAAAATTAATAAGATTATACTCTTACTTATAGGGTTTGTAGTATTTAACGGTTGCGTACAAGACGATGATTTCAGTACACCAAACCTCTCATTTGAAGAACCAAACATACCAGAAAATCAAATAAGAACTATAGGTTCTTTGGCAGGTGATTTAGCCCAAGAGCAAAGTGCAAATGATGATATATTTGAGCCGCAGCCCTTAGATTACTCGAATGAATCCGATGCGGTTGCCTATGTATTTAGTGATACTGATTTTTATGTAACAGGATATGTTGTATCATCTGATGAAGGTGGTAATTATTTTGAAGAAATAATTCTTCAAGACAAACCAGAAAATCCAACTATCGGTATTAAACTTTTAATTGATGTCAATCCATTATTTACTAAATATGAGGTTGGTAGAAAAATATATGTAAAAATTAGTGGTTTGGCTGTGGGAATTAGTAATGGTGTTTTAACCCTAGGATCTCAAGCAGGAAGTGGCGTCGATAAGATACCGTCGCAATTTGAAAATGAATTTATTGAAAGATCAAATGAAGTAGCTAACATTGTACCACTTCCATTAAATATTTCAGATTTCACAGTACAGAAAACAAATTTGATGATTGCATTAAATGATGTTCAGTTCAACAGAAATGATGTTTTTGATGAAGCTAACAACTTTGACACTTATGCCTCATCTGCTCAAGATCAATTTGACGGCGAGCGAACACTTGAGAGTTGTGAATCGGGTGCTTCTGTAATATTTAGTACAAGTACCTTTGCTGATTTTAAAGGTTTAGCCTTACCTAAAGGAAGAGGTACTGTGAATGCTGTACTCTCTAGAAATTTTGAAGGAAATAATTATATAGTAGCTATAAATACACCTGAAGATATAGTATTTGGTCCTGAAGAGAATCGTTGTGATCCAGATTTCTTTGAATGTACTGGTCCTTCTGGTGGAGGTTCTAATATTTTCTTTGAAAATTTTGAAGGTTTTGGTACTTATGACTCTGAAGGCTGGGATAATATCAATATAAGTGGTACAAATACCGATTGGTTTATCAGTGGTTTTCAAGGTAATAATTACTCTCGTATATCTGCATTTAGCTCAGGTAATTCTGATGCCGATGTTTGGTTAGTTACTCCTGCAATAGACTTAGGTCCTACAGAAGGAGAAGAATTATCTTTTGATCTAGAAGCTGCTTACGATACTGGTACAATATTATCTGTTTATGTCTCTACTGATTACGCTGGCGATCCAACTACAGCTACTTGGGAAATAATAGACGCAGCAATCCCTGTTGGACCAAGTGGAGGTTTTGGAGGCTTACAACCTGTAGGTCCAATTAATATATCTTGTATTGAAGGTACTGCTGTATTTGGATTTTTCTATGAAGGTTCAGATCCTAGTGCGACCACTAGATATCATTTAGATAATGTAAAAGTCACAGGTAATTAA
- the rpmA gene encoding 50S ribosomal protein L27 produces MAHKKGVGSSKNGRESESKRLGVKIFGGQAAIAGNIIIRQRGNTHHPGENVYQGKDHTLHAKVDGLVKFTKKKDNKSYVSIEPFEA; encoded by the coding sequence ATGGCTCATAAAAAAGGAGTTGGTAGTTCGAAGAATGGTAGAGAATCAGAATCGAAACGTCTAGGCGTAAAGATTTTTGGTGGACAAGCTGCTATTGCTGGAAACATTATCATAAGACAACGTGGTAACACGCACCATCCAGGTGAAAACGTTTACCAAGGAAAAGACCATACTTTACATGCTAAAGTTGATGGTTTAGTGAAATTTACTAAGAAAAAAGACAACAAGTCTTACGTTTCTATTGAGCCTTTTGAGGCTTAG
- a CDS encoding insulinase family protein — protein MKTVLNMNTKIVAFFTLFIMFISANAQIDRSKIPVAGPEPEISIDKPQEFELKNGLKVLVVENHKLPRVSYSLRIDNKPISTGKKAGVESLLGSMLGNGTTTISKDEFNEEVDFLGANLNFGFSGGFASSLTKYSERILELLAGAAINPLLTEEEFEKEKTKLIEGLKADAKSPDVIASRVGSALSYGTNHPYGEFITEETINNVSFGDALAFYEKYFNPNNAYLVVVGDVDFKDVKKQVKTYFGEWTKSVDVNTTVPKPNPNVQYTQINFVNVPDATQSNLSITNNVDLKMGDEDYHAALITNNILGGGGEGYLFKNLREDKGYTYGAYSSLGNDRYGASRFNATAKVRNAVTDSAVVEALKEINRIRTEPVDPQLLKDAKAKYVGNFVMALERPQTIANYALNIELNDLPEDFYTTYLQKINDVTVEDIQRVANKYFKADNLRIIVVGNGAEVIENLEKTGIPIMYFDKFANETEKPVFSKPLPEGLTAKAVVDNYITAVGGQENLNKINTLLVNSDVTIQGAPFKPKATVKQMAPNKSYMEIVVEGMGAVMKQSFDGESGFTEQQGQKVPMEGKELASKKAEKGLFPELYMDASNLELESLMTIDGKDAYKVKVTQGEDTSYRYYDAENSYLVRKEESAEMQGQTVTTVIDYSNYKEKDGIMFPYTMKIATGPQVLSFETTEVKINEGVSDADFN, from the coding sequence ATGAAAACAGTATTAAATATGAACACCAAAATAGTAGCGTTTTTCACATTATTTATAATGTTTATTAGTGCAAACGCACAGATAGATAGGTCTAAAATACCTGTTGCAGGCCCAGAACCGGAAATTTCAATCGACAAACCGCAAGAGTTTGAATTAAAAAATGGCTTAAAAGTATTAGTGGTAGAAAACCATAAGTTACCAAGAGTTTCGTATTCTCTAAGAATCGATAATAAACCTATTTCTACAGGAAAAAAAGCTGGAGTAGAAAGCTTATTGGGAAGCATGTTGGGTAACGGAACAACTACAATTTCTAAAGATGAATTTAATGAAGAAGTGGATTTCTTAGGCGCTAATTTAAACTTTGGTTTTAGCGGAGGTTTTGCAAGTTCCTTAACCAAATATTCTGAAAGAATTTTAGAATTATTAGCTGGTGCAGCCATTAACCCATTATTGACTGAAGAAGAATTTGAAAAAGAGAAAACTAAACTTATTGAGGGATTAAAGGCAGACGCAAAAAGTCCGGATGTTATAGCGAGTAGAGTCGGTTCAGCGTTATCTTATGGTACCAATCATCCTTATGGCGAGTTTATAACTGAAGAAACCATCAATAACGTGTCTTTTGGGGATGCACTTGCGTTTTACGAAAAATACTTTAACCCAAACAATGCCTATTTGGTTGTGGTTGGAGATGTAGATTTTAAGGATGTAAAGAAACAAGTGAAAACATATTTTGGTGAATGGACAAAGTCTGTAGATGTAAATACTACGGTACCAAAACCGAATCCTAATGTACAATACACACAAATTAATTTTGTGAATGTGCCAGATGCCACGCAATCTAACCTTTCTATTACGAATAATGTAGATTTAAAGATGGGCGATGAAGATTATCATGCAGCTTTAATTACTAATAACATCTTAGGTGGTGGAGGTGAAGGTTACCTTTTTAAAAACCTTAGGGAAGATAAAGGTTACACTTACGGAGCCTATTCTAGCTTAGGCAATGATAGATACGGTGCATCTCGTTTCAATGCGACTGCAAAAGTGAGAAATGCAGTCACGGATAGTGCTGTTGTTGAAGCTTTAAAAGAGATCAATAGAATTAGAACTGAACCAGTTGATCCTCAGCTTTTAAAAGATGCCAAGGCAAAATATGTTGGGAACTTTGTGATGGCTTTAGAACGTCCACAAACTATTGCCAACTATGCCTTAAATATTGAATTGAACGACCTTCCAGAAGATTTTTACACCACTTATTTACAAAAAATCAATGATGTTACTGTAGAGGATATTCAGCGTGTGGCGAACAAATATTTTAAAGCGGATAACTTAAGAATTATAGTTGTTGGAAATGGGGCAGAGGTCATAGAGAATCTTGAAAAAACAGGAATTCCAATTATGTACTTCGATAAGTTTGCAAATGAAACTGAGAAACCAGTATTTTCTAAACCTTTACCAGAAGGTTTAACTGCAAAAGCGGTAGTTGACAACTATATTACAGCGGTTGGAGGCCAAGAAAATTTAAATAAGATCAATACCCTTTTGGTTAACTCTGATGTAACGATACAAGGCGCTCCATTTAAACCAAAGGCAACAGTTAAACAAATGGCACCAAATAAATCTTATATGGAAATTGTTGTTGAAGGTATGGGAGCGGTAATGAAGCAAAGTTTTGATGGTGAGAGCGGATTTACTGAGCAGCAAGGCCAAAAAGTTCCTATGGAAGGCAAAGAGCTGGCTTCAAAAAAAGCCGAGAAGGGCTTGTTTCCAGAATTATATATGGATGCCTCTAATTTAGAATTGGAAAGCTTAATGACCATTGATGGAAAAGATGCCTACAAGGTAAAAGTAACGCAAGGAGAAGATACTTCCTATCGCTATTATGACGCGGAAAATAGCTATTTAGTAAGAAAGGAAGAATCTGCAGAAATGCAAGGTCAAACTGTGACTACGGTTATAGATTACTCAAATTACAAAGAGAAGGATGGCATCATGTTTCCTTACACTATGAAAATTGCAACAGGACCTCAAGTGTTATCTTTTGAAACTACTGAAGTTAAGATTAACGAAGGGGTTTCAGATGCTGATTTCAACTAA
- a CDS encoding cation transporter, with protein sequence MKTLKTLSIVAMIALAFTSCKNETAPEVKTVDVEVSKKDVAQTLDPNATYAKVEFGIDGMTCAMGCAKTIEKKMAKMEGVKSAKVDFDKRLAMVEYDEAKVTPKSLEETVSKVADIYKVKDFHKVDDFGAEKKACKADCDKACCANKAETDASTTALSTSKKACNADCKKACCADVKKS encoded by the coding sequence ATGAAGACCTTAAAGACATTAAGTATCGTTGCAATGATAGCATTAGCTTTTACGTCGTGTAAAAATGAAACGGCACCAGAAGTTAAAACGGTGGATGTAGAAGTTTCTAAAAAAGATGTTGCTCAAACTTTAGATCCAAATGCCACTTACGCAAAAGTTGAGTTTGGTATAGATGGAATGACTTGTGCCATGGGTTGTGCCAAAACCATCGAAAAGAAAATGGCTAAAATGGAAGGTGTAAAATCGGCAAAAGTTGATTTTGACAAACGTTTAGCAATGGTTGAATATGATGAAGCTAAAGTAACTCCAAAATCTTTAGAAGAAACAGTAAGCAAGGTAGCTGACATTTATAAAGTAAAGGATTTTCACAAGGTGGATGATTTTGGTGCTGAAAAGAAAGCCTGCAAAGCTGACTGCGATAAAGCCTGTTGTGCGAACAAAGCTGAAACGGATGCTTCAACTACTGCACTAAGCACAAGCAAGAAAGCCTGTAATGCAGATTGTAAAAAGGCATGTTGCGCTGACGTGAAAAAAAGCTGA
- the rplU gene encoding 50S ribosomal protein L21, giving the protein MYAIVEIAGQQFKVAKDQKVFVNRLSTEEGKNVSFDNVLLIGDGDKTTLGAPAIDGAQVSAKVLKHLKGDKVIVFKKKRRKGYRVKNGHRQSLTEIVIESIVASGAKKAEKAAPKKETKKAEPKVEAKKEAPKAKPAAKKATGKADDLKKIEGAGPKAAEALVNAGYETFEKVANAKAEELSNVLSEASSRLAHIVTDTWPKQAKLAADGKWDELKELQERLDGGIEK; this is encoded by the coding sequence ATGTACGCAATTGTAGAGATAGCAGGGCAGCAATTTAAAGTTGCAAAAGACCAAAAAGTTTTTGTTAACCGTTTATCTACTGAAGAAGGTAAAAACGTTTCTTTCGATAACGTTCTTTTAATAGGAGATGGTGACAAAACAACTTTAGGCGCCCCAGCTATAGACGGAGCACAAGTAAGTGCAAAAGTCTTAAAGCACCTTAAAGGTGATAAAGTAATAGTTTTCAAAAAGAAAAGACGTAAAGGTTACCGTGTAAAAAATGGACACAGACAATCTTTAACTGAAATCGTAATCGAAAGTATTGTTGCTTCAGGAGCAAAGAAAGCTGAAAAAGCTGCTCCGAAAAAGGAAACTAAAAAAGCTGAACCAAAAGTAGAGGCTAAAAAAGAAGCACCGAAAGCAAAACCAGCTGCTAAAAAAGCAACAGGAAAAGCTGACGATCTAAAGAAAATTGAAGGTGCTGGACCAAAGGCTGCTGAAGCATTGGTAAACGCTGGATACGAAACTTTTGAGAAAGTGGCTAACGCAAAAGCAGAAGAATTAAGCAATGTGCTTTCTGAAGCTAGCTCTAGATTAGCACATATCGTTACCGATACTTGGCCAAAACAAGCTAAATTAGCTGCAGATGGTAAGTGGGACGAATTAAAAGAATTACAAGAAAGATTAGACGGTGGAATTGAAAAGTAA